A genome region from Streptomyces pratensis includes the following:
- a CDS encoding dihydrofolate reductase family protein — translation MAKLTLTTFVSLDGVMQAPGGPEEDTTGGFEYGGWLVPFADEGMGTFMDEVFDRAGAFLLGRRTYDIFSAYWPEVTDPQDLIASRLNTLPKHVVSTTLTDPAWENTTVVRGDVPAEVARLKERTAEGELQIHGSGTLAQSLMAHDLIDEVNLLVHPVRLGSGRRLFPDGGRPTAFELLGARTTGSGIVINTYRPAGRARFGTFEPGA, via the coding sequence ATGGCGAAGCTGACTCTCACCACCTTCGTGTCCCTCGACGGCGTGATGCAGGCGCCCGGAGGCCCCGAAGAGGACACGACCGGCGGTTTCGAGTACGGCGGATGGCTGGTCCCCTTCGCGGACGAGGGCATGGGGACCTTCATGGACGAGGTCTTCGACCGCGCGGGTGCCTTCCTCCTCGGACGGCGTACGTACGACATCTTCTCCGCCTACTGGCCCGAGGTCACCGATCCGCAGGACCTCATCGCCTCACGCCTCAACACCCTGCCCAAGCACGTCGTCTCGACCACCCTGACAGACCCGGCGTGGGAGAACACCACGGTGGTCCGGGGCGACGTGCCCGCCGAGGTCGCCAGGCTGAAGGAACGGACGGCGGAGGGTGAACTGCAGATCCACGGGAGCGGCACCCTGGCGCAGTCCCTCATGGCCCACGACCTGATCGACGAAGTCAACCTCCTCGTCCACCCGGTCCGCCTGGGCAGCGGCAGGCGGCTCTTCCCGGACGGAGGGCGGCCCACGGCCTTCGAGCTGCTCGGCGCCCGGACCACCGGGAGCGGCATCGTGATCAACACCTACCGGCCGGCGGGACGCGCGCGGTTCGGGACCTTCGAGCCCGGGGCATGA
- a CDS encoding DMT family transporter: protein MSSAVLPALAPPRRAWVTDLPLLLVAAVWGASYLAAKGITTTHTVIAVLVLRFAIVLPALAVAGWRGLRALSGPQWRGAGLLGLVLSGIFLLETYGVVHTSATNAGLIISLTMIFTPLAEAAVTRVRPPAGFLAAAGLSVAGVVLLTQGGGFTSPSAGDLLMLLAALARTVHVLAMARIKAVQGADSLSLTTVQLGSAVAVFAVLAAVPGTGPAPWTVAADFGAAEWAGLLFLSVFCTLFAFFVQMWSVRRTSPSRVSLLLGTEPLWAAAVGIALGGERLGAPGVLGAVLVLTGTAWGRRRADVTS, encoded by the coding sequence GTGTCCTCTGCCGTCCTGCCCGCGCTCGCACCGCCCCGCCGCGCATGGGTCACCGATCTGCCGCTCCTGCTCGTCGCCGCCGTCTGGGGCGCCAGCTACCTGGCGGCCAAGGGCATCACCACGACGCACACGGTGATCGCCGTCCTCGTGCTCCGCTTCGCGATCGTGCTGCCCGCCCTGGCCGTCGCCGGGTGGCGCGGGCTGCGGGCGCTGAGCGGCCCTCAGTGGCGGGGCGCCGGCCTGCTGGGGCTCGTGCTCAGCGGGATCTTCCTGCTCGAGACGTACGGCGTCGTTCACACGTCGGCGACCAACGCGGGGCTCATCATCAGCCTCACGATGATCTTCACCCCACTGGCCGAGGCGGCGGTGACCCGGGTCCGCCCCCCGGCGGGTTTCCTCGCGGCGGCCGGCCTGTCGGTCGCCGGGGTGGTGCTGCTGACGCAGGGCGGCGGTTTCACCAGCCCCTCGGCAGGCGATCTCCTGATGCTGCTCGCGGCCCTCGCCCGCACGGTCCATGTGCTGGCCATGGCACGCATCAAAGCGGTCCAGGGCGCCGACTCGCTCTCCCTGACCACGGTGCAGCTCGGCAGCGCGGTCGCCGTCTTCGCCGTGCTGGCCGCCGTCCCCGGGACCGGGCCGGCGCCGTGGACGGTGGCGGCGGACTTCGGTGCGGCCGAGTGGGCGGGGCTGCTCTTCCTGTCCGTCTTCTGCACGCTGTTCGCCTTCTTCGTGCAGATGTGGTCGGTACGCCGTACCTCGCCGTCCCGGGTCAGCCTGCTGCTCGGTACGGAGCCGCTCTGGGCCGCCGCCGTCGGCATCGCCCTCGGGGGCGAGCGCCTGGGCGCACCGGGAGTGCTGGGCGCGGTGCTCGTCCTGACGGGCACCGCGTGGGGGCGTCGCCGCGCCGACGTCACGTCCTGA
- a CDS encoding DinB family protein encodes MTWTAPSIERTEQLGSLGGVTERRMLEGWLGWHRETLLAKCAGLEPAQLARTTVEPSPLTLLGLVRHMAEMERWWFRRSFAGEAVGDVFTAPADGDEGFAGIDAAHAERDFGLFRAETGACDAVAAGRGLDETFVSAPGVSLSLRFVYVLMIQEYARHNGHADFLRERTDGVTGD; translated from the coding sequence ATGACATGGACAGCGCCATCGATCGAGCGCACCGAGCAGCTGGGCAGCCTGGGTGGCGTGACCGAGCGTCGGATGCTGGAGGGCTGGCTCGGTTGGCACCGGGAGACGCTGCTGGCCAAGTGCGCCGGGCTCGAGCCCGCGCAACTGGCGCGGACGACCGTGGAACCGTCGCCTCTCACCCTCCTGGGGCTGGTCCGGCACATGGCGGAGATGGAGAGATGGTGGTTCCGGCGGAGTTTCGCGGGTGAGGCTGTCGGCGACGTCTTCACCGCCCCGGCGGACGGCGACGAAGGGTTCGCGGGGATCGACGCGGCCCACGCGGAGCGGGACTTCGGACTCTTCCGGGCCGAGACCGGAGCGTGCGACGCGGTGGCCGCAGGGAGAGGTCTCGACGAGACGTTCGTGTCCGCTCCCGGGGTCTCCCTCAGTCTGCGCTTCGTGTACGTGCTGATGATCCAGGAGTACGCCCGTCACAACGGCCACGCCGACTTCCTTCGCGAGCGGACCGACGGGGTGACGGGTGACTGA
- a CDS encoding aldo/keto reductase has translation MSQTPPPDRNLHDGSTVPAVGLGTWPLDDEAAEKAVAGALRIGYRLVDTALNYGNETGTGRGIAGSGVPRQEVFVTTKVPGRHQGYEETLASFEESRSNLGLEYVDLYLIHWPLPRVDKYVDTWKAMIKLREEGLVRHIGVSNFTAEHLDRLERETGVLPVVNQIEMHPLLPQEELRAVHTAKGIVTESWSPLARGRQVLETPEVVSAAEAHGVTPGQVVLRWHTQLGAVPIPKSADPGRQKENLDLFGFELTQQELDRIGARPPHRFGGDPDTHEEF, from the coding sequence ATGAGCCAGACACCGCCCCCGGACCGCAACCTCCACGACGGCAGCACCGTCCCCGCGGTGGGACTCGGCACCTGGCCGCTCGACGACGAGGCGGCCGAGAAGGCTGTCGCCGGTGCGCTGCGCATCGGCTACCGGCTCGTGGACACCGCGCTGAACTACGGGAACGAGACCGGCACCGGACGCGGAATCGCCGGCTCCGGAGTGCCGCGCCAGGAAGTCTTCGTCACCACCAAGGTCCCGGGCCGCCACCAGGGGTACGAGGAGACGCTCGCCTCCTTCGAGGAGTCCCGGAGCAACCTGGGCCTGGAATACGTCGACCTGTACCTCATCCACTGGCCACTGCCCCGGGTGGACAAGTACGTCGACACGTGGAAGGCGATGATCAAGCTCCGCGAGGAGGGCCTCGTGCGCCACATCGGCGTCTCCAACTTCACGGCGGAGCACCTGGACCGGCTGGAGCGGGAGACGGGCGTGCTCCCCGTGGTGAACCAGATCGAGATGCACCCCCTGCTCCCCCAGGAGGAGCTGCGCGCGGTGCACACCGCGAAGGGCATCGTCACGGAGAGCTGGAGTCCGCTGGCCCGGGGGCGTCAGGTGCTGGAGACCCCGGAGGTGGTATCCGCGGCCGAGGCCCACGGAGTGACCCCGGGCCAGGTCGTACTGCGGTGGCACACCCAGCTCGGGGCGGTGCCGATCCCGAAGTCCGCGGATCCCGGGCGGCAGAAGGAGAATCTCGACCTGTTCGGGTTCGAACTGACCCAGCAGGAGCTGGACCGTATCGGAGCCCGGCCGCCGCACCGCTTCGGCGGGGACCCCGATACGCACGAGGAGTTCTGA
- a CDS encoding IclR family transcriptional regulator — MPPSHASTSDSKPAGPSGGVQSLERAFDLLERMADAGGEVGLSELSASSGLPLPTIHRLMRTLVVCGYVRQQPNRRYALGPRLIRLGESASRLLGTWARPYLQRLVEETGETANMALLDGDEIVYVAQVPSKHSMRMFTEVGRRVLPHSTGVGKALLAHTPADEVRALLARTGMPAATEKTITTPDGFLDALEQVRRAGYAVDDNEQEIGVRCLAVSVPNSPTSAAISISGPAGRVTETATERIVPILQQIAKELSEALASSTGPTG; from the coding sequence GTGCCGCCGTCCCACGCCAGCACATCCGACTCCAAGCCCGCCGGTCCCAGCGGCGGCGTGCAGTCCCTCGAGCGCGCCTTCGATCTCCTGGAGCGCATGGCGGATGCCGGGGGCGAGGTCGGGCTCAGCGAACTCTCCGCGAGCAGCGGACTCCCCCTCCCCACCATCCACCGGCTGATGCGCACCCTGGTCGTGTGCGGTTACGTGCGCCAGCAGCCCAACCGGCGTTACGCGCTGGGTCCGCGTCTGATCCGCCTCGGCGAGTCCGCGTCCCGGCTGCTGGGCACCTGGGCGCGGCCGTATCTCCAGCGGCTGGTCGAGGAGACCGGCGAGACGGCCAACATGGCACTGCTCGACGGGGACGAGATCGTGTACGTCGCCCAGGTGCCGTCGAAGCACTCGATGCGGATGTTCACCGAGGTGGGGCGACGGGTGCTCCCCCACTCCACCGGTGTCGGCAAGGCCCTCCTCGCCCACACCCCGGCGGACGAGGTGCGGGCCCTCCTGGCCCGTACGGGCATGCCGGCGGCCACCGAGAAGACGATCACCACGCCGGACGGCTTCCTCGACGCACTGGAACAGGTGCGGAGGGCGGGCTACGCGGTGGACGACAACGAGCAGGAGATCGGGGTCCGCTGCCTCGCGGTCTCGGTACCGAACTCCCCCACCTCGGCCGCCATCTCCATCTCCGGGCCCGCGGGCCGGGTCACCGAGACTGCGACCGAGCGGATCGTGCCGATCCTGCAGCAGATCGCGAAGGAGCTCTCCGAGGCACTGGCGAGCAGCACGGGCCCGACGGGCTGA
- a CDS encoding putative quinol monooxygenase has translation MIFIAVKFTVRTAERDNWLPAVEDFTLATRQEPGNLFFDWSYSVENPDQFVLLEAFASQEAGVAHVNSEHFKAAIDTMSELVSEVPEIINVEVPGDDWSRMSEVTPRNR, from the coding sequence ATGATCTTCATCGCCGTCAAGTTCACCGTGCGTACCGCCGAGCGGGACAACTGGCTGCCGGCCGTCGAGGACTTCACCCTCGCCACCCGTCAGGAGCCGGGGAACCTCTTCTTCGACTGGTCCTACAGCGTCGAGAACCCGGACCAGTTCGTCCTGCTCGAGGCGTTCGCCTCGCAGGAGGCGGGCGTGGCGCATGTGAACTCCGAGCACTTCAAGGCGGCGATCGACACCATGTCCGAGCTCGTCAGCGAGGTCCCGGAGATCATCAACGTCGAGGTCCCCGGGGACGACTGGTCCCGGATGTCGGAGGTCACCCCGCGCAACCGCTGA
- the allB gene encoding allantoinase AllB, with protein sequence MSGVDMKLVLRSTRVVTPEGTRAAAVLVAGGEIEAVLPYDTEVPGGAQVEDLGDDVLLPGLVDTHVHVNDPGRTEWEGFWTATRAAAAGGITTLLDMPLNSLPPTTTVENLSVKQRVAAPKAHIDTGFWGGAIPSNTKDLRPLYEAGVFGFKCFLSPSGVEEFPELDQEQLARSMAEIAGFGGLLIVHAEDPHHLAEAPQRSGERYADFLASRPRDAENAAIEGLIAHARRLDARVHVLHLSSSDALPLIAAAKREGVRVTVESCPHFLTLTAEEVPDGATEFKCCPPIREAANQDALWAGLADGTIDCIVSDHSPCTTDLKTPDFASAWGGISSLQLGLPAIWTEARRRGHTLDDVARWMSAAPAALAGLTRKGAIEAGRDADFAVLAPDETFTVDPAGLFHRNQVTAYAGRTLHGVVRSTWLRGTRIAADGVLAEPTGRLLERNQ encoded by the coding sequence GTGTCCGGTGTGGACATGAAGCTGGTACTCCGCTCGACGCGCGTCGTCACCCCGGAAGGCACCCGCGCTGCCGCGGTCCTCGTCGCCGGCGGGGAGATCGAGGCGGTCCTGCCGTACGACACCGAGGTGCCCGGTGGTGCTCAGGTCGAGGACCTCGGCGACGACGTCCTGCTGCCGGGCCTCGTCGACACCCACGTCCACGTGAACGATCCCGGCCGCACCGAGTGGGAAGGCTTCTGGACAGCCACCCGCGCCGCGGCGGCCGGTGGCATCACGACACTGCTCGACATGCCGCTCAACTCCCTCCCGCCGACCACCACGGTCGAGAACCTGAGCGTCAAGCAGCGGGTGGCCGCACCCAAGGCGCACATCGACACCGGCTTCTGGGGCGGCGCGATCCCGTCCAACACGAAGGACCTGCGCCCGCTGTACGAGGCAGGGGTCTTCGGCTTCAAGTGCTTCCTCTCACCCTCCGGCGTCGAGGAGTTCCCCGAGCTGGACCAGGAGCAGCTGGCCCGGTCCATGGCGGAGATCGCCGGTTTCGGCGGACTGCTGATCGTGCACGCCGAGGATCCGCACCACCTGGCCGAAGCCCCGCAGAGAAGCGGGGAGAGGTACGCCGACTTCCTGGCGTCCCGCCCGCGCGACGCCGAGAACGCCGCCATCGAGGGCCTCATCGCCCACGCCAGGCGGCTGGACGCCCGCGTCCACGTCCTGCACCTCTCCTCCAGTGACGCGCTGCCGCTGATCGCAGCCGCCAAGCGCGAGGGCGTACGCGTCACCGTCGAGTCGTGCCCGCACTTCCTCACGCTGACCGCCGAGGAGGTCCCGGACGGAGCGACGGAGTTCAAGTGCTGTCCGCCCATCCGGGAGGCGGCGAACCAGGACGCTCTCTGGGCCGGGCTCGCCGACGGCACCATCGACTGCATCGTCTCGGACCACTCGCCCTGCACCACGGACCTCAAGACCCCCGACTTCGCCTCCGCCTGGGGCGGGATCTCCTCGCTGCAGCTGGGCCTGCCCGCCATCTGGACCGAGGCACGCCGGCGAGGTCACACCCTCGACGACGTCGCCCGCTGGATGTCCGCGGCCCCCGCAGCCCTCGCCGGCCTCACGCGCAAGGGTGCCATCGAGGCCGGACGGGACGCGGACTTCGCGGTCCTCGCCCCCGACGAGACCTTCACCGTCGATCCGGCGGGGCTCTTCCACCGCAACCAGGTCACCGCCTACGCAGGCAGAACCCTGCACGGTGTCGTCAGGTCCACATGGCTGCGCGGCACGCGGATCGCGGCCGACGGCGTACTCGCCGAACCCACCGGCCGCCTCCTCGAAAGGAACCAGTGA
- a CDS encoding sensor histidine kinase, translating to MTRTEYPWLLPSALADHEPPGHRGRPPRTVRDWVVDITLFLCAAAFGTAALAAVDADHTTPDGVVLVDSVLGAAGCCALWVRRRWPVTVAAVLTVLSVVEPVAAGAMLIALFSLAVHRPFKPVAFVGAAALVVAPLQPMLRPDPETSFVASTIIGVLLVLLMLSWGMVVRSRRQLVVTLRERARRAEAEAALRAEQAQRLAREAIAREMHDVLAHRLTLLSVHAGALEFRPDAPPAEVGRAAGVIRDSAHEALQDLREIIGVLRAPGEGDEGSRPQPTLVTLDALIDESRSAGMEVTLDNTVADPAQAPAATGRTVYRIAQEALTNARKHAPGAPVRVTVAGGPGEGLTIEVGNPAPTEPFEPVPGSGQGLIGLTERANLAGGSLEHGSRRDGGFTVLARLPWPA from the coding sequence ATGACCCGCACGGAGTACCCATGGCTGCTGCCCTCGGCGCTGGCCGATCACGAGCCTCCCGGCCATCGGGGCAGACCGCCCCGGACCGTACGGGACTGGGTCGTCGACATCACCCTGTTCCTCTGCGCCGCCGCGTTCGGGACGGCCGCCCTCGCCGCGGTCGACGCCGACCACACCACCCCCGACGGTGTCGTCCTCGTCGACTCGGTGCTCGGGGCCGCCGGCTGCTGCGCCCTCTGGGTCCGGCGGCGGTGGCCCGTGACGGTCGCCGCGGTCCTCACCGTGCTGAGCGTCGTGGAACCGGTGGCGGCCGGCGCGATGCTGATCGCCCTGTTCAGCCTGGCGGTGCACCGCCCCTTCAAGCCGGTGGCCTTCGTCGGCGCGGCCGCCCTCGTCGTCGCCCCCCTGCAGCCGATGCTGCGCCCGGACCCCGAGACCTCCTTCGTCGCCTCCACCATCATCGGGGTGCTGCTGGTCCTCCTCATGCTCAGCTGGGGCATGGTCGTACGGTCGCGGCGGCAACTGGTCGTCACCCTGCGCGAACGCGCGCGCCGGGCCGAGGCCGAGGCCGCGCTCCGCGCCGAGCAGGCGCAGCGGCTCGCGCGGGAGGCCATCGCGCGCGAGATGCACGACGTCCTCGCCCACCGGCTGACCCTGCTGAGCGTCCACGCGGGCGCCCTGGAATTCCGGCCCGACGCGCCACCGGCCGAGGTCGGCAGAGCGGCCGGGGTCATCCGGGACAGCGCGCACGAGGCACTCCAGGACCTCCGCGAGATCATCGGCGTACTGCGCGCCCCCGGCGAGGGTGACGAGGGCAGCCGGCCGCAGCCCACCCTCGTCACCCTGGACGCCCTGATCGACGAGTCCCGCTCGGCAGGCATGGAGGTCACCCTGGACAACACCGTCGCCGACCCTGCCCAGGCGCCCGCGGCCACCGGGCGCACGGTCTACCGCATCGCACAGGAAGCACTGACCAATGCCCGCAAGCACGCACCCGGAGCTCCCGTCCGCGTCACCGTGGCAGGCGGACCGGGCGAAGGGCTGACCATCGAGGTCGGTAACCCCGCACCCACCGAGCCCTTCGAGCCGGTCCCCGGGTCCGGCCAAGGGCTGATCGGCCTCACCGAACGCGCGAACCTGGCGGGCGGCAGCCTGGAGCACGGGTCCAGGCGTGACGGCGGGTTCACGGTCCTGGCCCGGCTACCGTGGCCGGCATGA
- a CDS encoding TetR/AcrR family transcriptional regulator has product MGGARLDGRVERGNQTRQLVLGRAVHVASTEGLEGLSLGRLATELKLSKSGVFALFGSKEELQLATVRAAVAIFVEHVLTPTRAVPPGLGRVWRMCESWLSYSQRRVFSGGCFFYATIAEFDSREGKVHDALASTQTGWVTFVEETVEEARARGELAEDTDVSQLAFELIAFMELANAESVLHNNNPGYTKAARAILGRLHAAATGPSTLPAIPDRK; this is encoded by the coding sequence ATGGGTGGAGCGCGGCTGGACGGACGGGTCGAGCGGGGGAACCAGACCAGGCAGCTGGTGCTGGGGCGCGCTGTCCACGTCGCCTCGACCGAGGGACTGGAGGGCTTGTCGCTCGGCCGGCTGGCCACGGAGCTGAAGTTGAGCAAGAGCGGCGTGTTCGCCCTCTTCGGCTCCAAGGAGGAGCTCCAGCTCGCCACCGTGCGCGCCGCCGTGGCCATCTTCGTCGAACACGTGCTGACACCGACCAGGGCGGTTCCGCCCGGTCTGGGCCGCGTATGGCGGATGTGCGAGAGCTGGCTCTCGTACTCGCAGCGGCGGGTGTTCAGCGGCGGTTGTTTCTTCTACGCGACCATCGCGGAGTTCGACTCCAGGGAGGGCAAGGTGCACGACGCGCTGGCCTCCACCCAGACCGGCTGGGTCACCTTCGTGGAGGAGACCGTCGAGGAGGCGAGGGCGCGGGGGGAACTGGCGGAGGACACGGACGTCTCACAACTGGCCTTCGAGCTCATCGCCTTCATGGAACTGGCCAACGCCGAGTCCGTGCTGCACAACAACAACCCCGGCTACACCAAGGCGGCGCGGGCCATCCTGGGGCGCCTGCACGCCGCCGCCACCGGCCCTTCCACGCTGCCCGCGATCCCCGATCGGAAATAA
- a CDS encoding DUF5955 family protein: MGRERLTGSGEDPRVTELRTAVSRLRRELAGHPADFRDRGIAEDELAALDSMAVSGRPEIPRLRRSLLLVAGAIGSVSALAPGLREVRIAVDLFGEPPRG, translated from the coding sequence GTGGGGCGGGAGCGGTTGACCGGGAGCGGCGAGGACCCGAGAGTGACGGAGCTGCGTACGGCGGTCTCCCGCCTCCGTCGCGAACTGGCCGGACATCCCGCAGATTTCCGGGACCGGGGCATCGCCGAGGACGAGCTGGCCGCGCTGGACAGCATGGCGGTCAGTGGCAGGCCCGAGATCCCCCGCCTGCGCCGTTCGCTGCTGCTGGTCGCGGGGGCGATCGGCTCGGTGAGCGCGCTGGCGCCCGGTCTGCGCGAGGTGCGGATCGCGGTCGACCTGTTCGGGGAGCCGCCGCGAGGGTGA
- the alc gene encoding allantoicase gives MTATPRFTGDASPYGGGDPYADHRTADFPFTRLVDLADRRLGGGVIAANDEFFAERENLLKPEPAEFDPERFGHKGKIMDGWETRRRRGASAAEPHPTDDDHDWALVRLGAPGVVRGLIVDTAHFRGNYPQSVSVEATSLPGSPSPEDLLAPDVKWTTLVPRTAVGGHAANGFAVDAPQRFTHLRLNQHPDGGIARLRVHGEVSPDPAWLAALGTFDLVALENGGEVEDASDRFYSPATNTIAPGRSRKMDDGWETRRRRDKGNDWIRYRLVEQSEIRAVEIDTAYLKGNAAGWATISVSDGEGGERSEILPRTRLQPDTNHRFVLPEAVRGTHVRIDIFPDGGISRLRLFGSLTEEGAARLAARHEELGGR, from the coding sequence ATGACGGCGACACCGCGCTTCACCGGCGACGCGAGCCCGTACGGGGGAGGCGACCCGTACGCCGACCACCGCACCGCCGACTTCCCCTTCACCCGTCTCGTGGACCTCGCCGACCGGCGCCTCGGCGGCGGCGTCATCGCGGCCAACGACGAGTTCTTCGCCGAGCGCGAGAACCTGCTGAAGCCGGAGCCCGCGGAATTCGACCCCGAGCGCTTCGGGCACAAGGGCAAGATCATGGACGGCTGGGAGACCCGTCGCCGGCGTGGTGCGAGCGCCGCCGAGCCGCACCCCACCGACGACGACCATGACTGGGCCCTCGTGCGTCTCGGTGCTCCCGGTGTGGTGCGCGGACTGATCGTGGACACCGCGCACTTCCGCGGCAACTACCCGCAGTCCGTCTCCGTCGAGGCGACCTCCCTGCCCGGCTCCCCGTCCCCCGAGGACCTCCTCGCCCCCGACGTGAAGTGGACGACCCTCGTGCCCCGCACGGCCGTCGGCGGGCACGCGGCCAACGGCTTCGCCGTCGACGCGCCGCAGCGCTTCACCCATCTGCGGCTCAACCAGCACCCCGACGGAGGCATAGCCCGCCTGCGTGTCCACGGCGAGGTCTCACCCGACCCGGCATGGCTGGCAGCCCTCGGCACGTTCGACCTGGTGGCCCTGGAGAACGGCGGCGAGGTCGAGGACGCCTCCGACCGCTTCTACTCCCCGGCGACCAACACCATCGCGCCGGGGCGCTCACGGAAGATGGACGACGGCTGGGAGACCCGCCGCCGGCGCGACAAGGGCAACGACTGGATCCGCTACCGGCTGGTCGAGCAGTCGGAGATCAGGGCCGTCGAGATCGACACGGCCTACCTCAAAGGCAACGCGGCGGGCTGGGCGACGATTTCGGTCAGTGACGGTGAGGGCGGCGAGCGTTCGGAGATCCTGCCCCGCACCCGGCTCCAGCCCGACACGAACCACCGCTTCGTCCTGCCCGAAGCCGTGCGCGGCACGCACGTCCGGATCGACATCTTCCCGGACGGCGGGATCTCCCGGCTGCGGCTCTTCGGCTCGCTGACCGAGGAGGGGGCGGCACGCCTGGCCGCGCGCCACGAGGAGCTCGGCGGGCGGTGA
- a CDS encoding TIGR03086 family metal-binding protein: MVLLDRAAVLESVRVVDRARPGDWCRPTPCDRWDLRDLVAHMAAQHHGFAAAARGEGAEAAFWRTADPGDDPAGAYRAAAGVLLDAFASPGLLDRPFALPEISTRTVPGKRAVEFHFVDHVVHAWDVAVALGLPLRLPEPVLRAALPIALAVPDGPGRRAPHSAFRPSLPPQNTTGPEAGTLPLVLAVLGRSAHWRPPEAR, from the coding sequence ATGGTCCTGCTCGACCGCGCCGCCGTCCTGGAGTCCGTACGCGTCGTGGACCGCGCACGCCCCGGCGACTGGTGTCGGCCGACCCCGTGTGACCGGTGGGATCTGCGGGACCTGGTCGCGCACATGGCGGCGCAGCACCACGGGTTCGCGGCGGCGGCCCGTGGCGAGGGAGCGGAAGCCGCCTTCTGGCGGACGGCGGATCCCGGGGACGACCCGGCCGGGGCCTACCGGGCCGCCGCCGGGGTGCTCCTGGACGCCTTCGCCTCCCCCGGGCTGCTCGACAGGCCGTTCGCACTGCCGGAGATCAGCACGCGGACGGTGCCCGGCAAGCGGGCCGTCGAGTTCCACTTCGTCGACCACGTGGTGCATGCCTGGGACGTGGCAGTCGCACTCGGACTCCCCCTCCGCCTGCCGGAACCCGTGCTGCGCGCGGCACTGCCGATCGCGCTGGCCGTACCGGACGGTCCCGGACGGCGCGCTCCCCACTCCGCGTTCCGCCCGTCGCTCCCCCCGCAGAACACGACGGGTCCCGAGGCCGGCACACTTCCCCTCGTCCTCGCGGTCCTGGGGCGCTCCGCCCACTGGAGACCGCCGGAGGCGCGGTGA
- a CDS encoding nucleotidyltransferase family protein translates to MAHTQRTPVVAGVLLAAGGGRRLGGRPKALLEHRGRPLVEHAVRALRNGGCGPVHVVLGAAAEEVRALANLSTCEVTVNPSWEEGMGSSLRAGLDALAGSDADAALVFLVDQPGIGAEAVARVRSAYRSRTTLASAAYDGERGHPVLFGADLWADVAAGAVGDQGARAYLRAHRDAITLVECSDVAQAHDIDTVEDLTRLE, encoded by the coding sequence ATGGCTCACACACAACGGACACCCGTGGTCGCCGGAGTACTGCTCGCCGCCGGTGGCGGCCGGCGCCTCGGCGGCCGGCCGAAGGCCCTGCTGGAACACCGTGGCCGCCCGCTGGTCGAGCACGCGGTGCGGGCGCTGCGCAACGGCGGGTGCGGTCCCGTCCACGTCGTCCTGGGCGCGGCGGCGGAGGAGGTTCGGGCCCTGGCGAATCTCTCCACGTGCGAGGTGACGGTGAACCCGTCGTGGGAGGAGGGGATGGGCTCCTCGCTCCGGGCCGGGCTGGACGCCCTCGCCGGCTCGGACGCGGACGCCGCACTCGTGTTCCTGGTCGACCAGCCGGGCATCGGGGCGGAGGCGGTTGCCCGGGTCCGCTCGGCATACCGCTCCCGGACGACCCTGGCGTCCGCCGCGTACGACGGGGAGCGAGGCCACCCCGTGCTGTTCGGGGCCGACCTGTGGGCGGACGTCGCGGCGGGCGCGGTGGGCGACCAGGGGGCGCGGGCGTATCTGCGGGCGCATCGCGATGCGATCACGCTCGTCGAGTGCTCCGATGTGGCTCAGGCCCACGACATCGACACGGTGGAGGACCTGACGCGCCTGGAGTGA